One region of Candidatus Poribacteria bacterium genomic DNA includes:
- a CDS encoding ABC transporter permease subunit: MIWHIIKRELYDHLNSLRFAFTTVLLIILMLINAVGYLDEYKTQSTTYQKKVSAALDKMRSQTDNLYNLLIAGPGNLYKKPFSLSFCASSGEGFIPESAEGGRAGWSIGFNGFSAKGLWRMKYPQSNPNLWDIMPDYRNVDWADIISIVLSLIAILFTFDTISSEQERGTLRLTLSNSISRGTVLVSKFLAALITISIPFLIAALINLFLLYSSGSTPLGPSEWGRLGVIVLIAFVYVSIFLALGLLISSHVSHSSTSLTILLLIWVVWIGLLPSTLGALTSGLQPTMTSDELNARRENLRQNLDEQYENRWSKTASRDIPATEGTLLWSKYLTEDAKRNEELNQEHLNTQITQIQLARSITRISPASSVRYAIESLAGTGFTRHVQFLAQVRRYANEFSRFLIETDRIDPESPHALGSKEGTSQKPVSFESIPKFEDRISFSGAYTAASTDILLLLLFFVVLFAGAFLSFLRVDV; the protein is encoded by the coding sequence ATGATTTGGCATATTATAAAACGTGAGCTTTACGACCATTTGAATAGCCTACGATTTGCCTTCACAACGGTATTGCTCATCATACTGATGCTAATTAACGCGGTCGGGTATCTGGACGAGTACAAAACACAATCGACGACATATCAAAAAAAGGTCTCAGCAGCTTTAGACAAGATGCGCTCGCAGACAGACAATCTGTATAACCTACTGATAGCAGGACCGGGTAATCTGTATAAGAAACCTTTTTCACTCTCCTTTTGTGCGAGCAGCGGTGAAGGCTTTATCCCCGAATCCGCTGAAGGGGGTAGAGCCGGTTGGAGCATAGGTTTCAATGGTTTCTCAGCCAAAGGATTATGGCGTATGAAATATCCGCAATCCAACCCGAACCTATGGGATATTATGCCAGATTATAGGAACGTTGATTGGGCGGATATAATCTCCATAGTGTTGAGTTTGATTGCGATCCTGTTTACTTTCGACACGATCTCCTCAGAGCAAGAACGCGGAACATTACGACTGACACTTTCCAACAGTATTTCACGCGGCACCGTATTGGTCAGCAAGTTTCTTGCAGCATTGATAACGATCAGTATCCCTTTCCTGATTGCGGCGTTGATTAACCTTTTTCTACTTTATAGTTCAGGAAGTACTCCGTTGGGCCCAAGCGAATGGGGACGATTGGGAGTCATTGTTCTTATCGCTTTTGTTTATGTGTCAATCTTTCTCGCGCTGGGGCTACTGATCTCTTCCCATGTGAGCCACTCGTCAACGAGTCTGACGATTCTCTTACTCATTTGGGTTGTTTGGATAGGTTTACTGCCTTCCACACTGGGCGCGCTCACCAGTGGCTTACAACCAACAATGACCAGCGACGAATTGAATGCACGTCGAGAGAATCTGCGCCAAAATCTTGACGAGCAATACGAAAACCGCTGGTCCAAAACAGCCTCACGGGATATCCCAGCAACAGAAGGAACGTTATTATGGTCAAAATACCTTACAGAAGACGCAAAACGCAATGAAGAATTGAATCAGGAACACTTGAATACTCAGATTACGCAGATTCAACTTGCCAGATCCATAACCCGTATATCGCCTGCGTCAAGCGTCCGATATGCCATCGAATCCCTTGCTGGAACGGGTTTCACACGGCACGTTCAATTCTTAGCGCAGGTGCGCCGATACGCAAATGAATTTAGTAGGTTTCTCATTGAAACCGATCGGATTGATCCAGAAAGCCCACATGCACTCGGGTCCAAGGAAGGCACTTCACAAAAGCCGGTCAGTTTTGAGTCAATCCCGAAATTTGAAGATCGCATTAGTTTTAGTGGTGCCTACACCGCTGCATCTACGGATATCCTGTTACTATTACTGTTTTTTGTAGTGCTGTTCGCCGGTGCGTTTCTTTCATTCCTCCGTGTTGATGTTTAG
- a CDS encoding lyase family protein: MELYEAVSPLDFRYYGSDPDFMKRLLPYVSESGYVTYQAKVEAALVRTLANYEVCSSAIADEVEQAVDLVTAEEVYEEQSRIRHNIRSLVNVIRRKISPEARPYVHLFATSADILDTATALRFKALTENVIVPDLIALVQQLIGLARAHAETVQIGRTHGQHAEPTTFGYALALYISRLGTRIEKIHEAGQNLRGQFSGAVGAFNGLTLIHEAPEQIEADFLALLGLKPADTHTSTQCVEPEFISDLAYQITAAYTVLANFADDMRHLYRTEIAEVGRKYNPQLVGSSTMPHKVNPEAYENIKSLWKAFVPRMQTVFMDSILEHQRDLTNSASSRFLTELFTAFDYAIYRLRRALEEMDVKSDNMRRNLALSAEDTIAEPIYLLMAYYGFPDAYDHTRKLIGQVHQTGKSLTTLLWEDEAFRPFLEKLTEPQREALRDPTNYIGASVRRTHATCDEWEKRISNYNIP, encoded by the coding sequence ATGGAACTTTACGAAGCCGTCAGTCCATTGGATTTCAGATACTACGGCAGTGATCCAGATTTTATGAAACGATTGTTGCCCTATGTCTCTGAGTCTGGGTATGTCACGTATCAGGCAAAAGTGGAAGCGGCGTTGGTACGGACTTTAGCAAACTATGAGGTCTGTTCATCAGCCATTGCTGACGAGGTAGAGCAAGCAGTGGACTTGGTAACGGCAGAAGAGGTATACGAAGAGCAGTCTCGTATTCGGCATAATATCCGTTCGCTCGTCAACGTGATCCGACGGAAGATTAGTCCCGAAGCGCGCCCCTATGTCCATCTGTTCGCGACCTCTGCGGATATCCTGGATACTGCCACTGCATTGCGGTTCAAAGCACTCACGGAAAACGTTATTGTTCCCGATCTAATCGCATTAGTGCAGCAACTTATTGGATTGGCGCGTGCGCATGCAGAGACGGTACAAATCGGTAGGACACATGGACAGCATGCGGAACCGACAACGTTTGGTTACGCATTAGCACTCTATATCAGCCGTCTTGGTACCCGAATTGAGAAGATTCATGAGGCAGGGCAAAACCTGCGTGGTCAATTTTCAGGGGCAGTAGGGGCATTTAATGGACTCACGCTGATACATGAAGCACCTGAGCAGATTGAGGCGGATTTCCTGGCATTGCTCGGTTTGAAACCTGCTGATACACACACATCAACACAGTGCGTAGAACCGGAGTTCATCTCGGATCTGGCATATCAGATTACGGCGGCGTATACGGTGCTTGCGAACTTCGCGGATGATATGCGGCATCTCTATCGTACCGAAATTGCCGAGGTCGGTAGGAAATATAACCCGCAGTTGGTAGGTTCATCAACAATGCCGCATAAAGTGAATCCAGAGGCGTACGAGAACATCAAAAGCTTATGGAAGGCATTTGTGCCGCGCATGCAGACTGTCTTTATGGATAGCATTTTAGAGCATCAACGCGACCTGACGAACTCGGCATCCAGTCGTTTCTTGACAGAACTGTTTACGGCGTTTGATTACGCCATCTATCGGCTTCGGCGTGCGTTGGAAGAGATGGATGTGAAGTCGGACAACATGCGACGTAACCTCGCACTCAGCGCGGAGGATACCATCGCGGAACCGATCTATCTGTTAATGGCGTATTACGGATTTCCCGATGCGTACGATCACACCCGAAAATTGATTGGTCAGGTCCATCAGACTGGAAAGAGCCTGACAACTCTATTGTGGGAAGATGAGGCCTTCCGACCTTTCCTGGAAAAATTGACAGAACCGCAGCGAGAGGCACTACGAGATCCGACGAATTATATTGGTGCCTCGGTACGGCGAACCCACGCGACATGCGATGAATGGGAGAAACGGATTTCCAATTATAACATCCCGTGA
- a CDS encoding dienelactone hydrolase family protein, producing MTVQRFLTVEQGVEQLLKAPPPLHFDGTGKLDWEEWRRRFRGNLIKDLGPSPEALPLEVETLEQTQFDGYIREKIIFNPDPFSSIPAYVLIPDGATVDDPAPAVLCAHGHGVGKDGAVGIVDDYQKQYAVELAQRGFVTLAPDWRCFGERKDRDEWARRPGRDGCNIAYFAFGYFGYQLLQLNISDGQRCLDYLQSRPEVDSGRLGCMGCSFGGTMTTYISALDQRVKAAVIVCYLSTLTDALNDRGRGNTCGSQFMFGLRKAGDIADVAGLIAPRACMVQIGSDDMCFIEADALSAFGQLERIYAASGHHDQLVLDHFQGEHEIDLEAGIEFLEERL from the coding sequence ATGACGGTACAGCGTTTTTTGACGGTAGAGCAAGGTGTTGAACAACTTCTAAAAGCACCACCACCCCTTCATTTTGATGGCACAGGCAAACTGGACTGGGAGGAATGGCGTAGGCGGTTCCGAGGCAACCTCATTAAGGACTTGGGACCTTCACCAGAGGCATTACCGTTAGAAGTTGAAACATTAGAGCAGACACAATTTGATGGCTACATACGGGAAAAAATTATCTTCAATCCAGATCCTTTTTCTTCGATTCCCGCTTATGTCTTAATCCCTGACGGCGCAACCGTAGATGATCCGGCACCCGCGGTGCTCTGTGCACACGGACACGGGGTCGGAAAAGATGGCGCAGTCGGCATCGTAGACGACTATCAGAAACAGTACGCCGTCGAATTAGCACAGCGCGGGTTTGTAACACTCGCACCCGATTGGCGATGCTTCGGTGAGCGCAAGGATAGGGATGAATGGGCACGCCGGCCCGGTCGCGATGGATGCAACATCGCCTATTTCGCTTTCGGATATTTCGGCTACCAACTCCTGCAATTGAATATCTCGGATGGGCAGCGGTGTTTGGACTATCTCCAGTCCCGTCCTGAGGTGGATAGCGGTCGTTTAGGATGCATGGGCTGTTCCTTCGGTGGTACAATGACGACCTACATCTCCGCCTTAGATCAGCGGGTTAAGGCGGCAGTTATTGTCTGTTATCTCAGCACATTGACGGACGCTTTGAATGATCGCGGGCGTGGAAATACATGCGGTTCACAATTCATGTTCGGGCTTCGGAAGGCTGGAGACATCGCCGATGTCGCAGGGCTCATCGCACCGCGGGCGTGTATGGTGCAAATCGGTTCGGACGATATGTGTTTTATTGAGGCAGACGCATTATCAGCATTCGGACAACTGGAGAGGATTTATGCCGCATCTGGACACCATGATCAATTGGTTTTGGATCATTTTCAAGGTGAGCATGAGATTGATCTGGAAGCCGGAATCGAGTTTTTGGAAGAGCGATTATAA
- a CDS encoding phosphodiester glycosidase family protein: protein MFDITYLGRRCFRFIKRYPRISTAVSLLAVFCLGIWAGRVIQFSKITDYFRSYTDPEMSDVTKSVVDGITHRQILDNGVLTNILTISADAADIRPYRALGAGIGTESLVSLARRHNAFAAINGGFFEMVGTLRGESVGALKIDGEWVSEPEQGRAVIGFRTVDGKIETYIDRIALRQELVLPSGETFPIDGMNRSRGRNELVIYHPQFHAVTLTTPNGVEVVVRNGKVTSIHDKQGSSHIPADGYILSASGKKQRDLLVGIKQGDAVEIREMVIPERVGDSNLWTSFAHIIGGGPLLLRDGVAPSTQAYEREGFDQAFHSFWHPRTAIGKKADGTLLFVTITAAAAGVRRGVMLPRLSELFLEWGATDALNLDGGNSSTLIIRDEIVSVKQKNSTKPESKDRLKLTSRDKPPRAGDRPQRVSRGRPIPEKARADRNTKTARGNRRIRPMPQQQGRAIADAILIFSKP, encoded by the coding sequence ATGTTTGATATCACCTATTTAGGACGGCGATGTTTTCGTTTCATTAAACGCTATCCGCGCATATCAACAGCAGTAAGTTTGCTGGCAGTTTTCTGTCTCGGCATTTGGGCAGGACGGGTCATTCAGTTTAGCAAAATAACTGACTATTTCCGCTCCTATACCGATCCCGAGATGAGCGATGTGACAAAATCAGTTGTGGACGGAATTACGCATCGGCAGATATTAGATAACGGCGTGCTGACGAATATCCTTACCATATCAGCAGATGCAGCGGATATTCGTCCATATCGTGCGTTGGGTGCGGGCATCGGTACAGAATCGTTGGTATCGCTTGCGCGGCGGCACAATGCATTCGCTGCGATAAATGGTGGCTTCTTTGAGATGGTGGGGACGCTCCGCGGAGAGTCTGTCGGTGCGCTGAAAATTGACGGTGAATGGGTAAGTGAACCGGAACAAGGTAGAGCCGTCATCGGATTTAGGACAGTTGATGGGAAAATTGAGACGTACATTGATAGGATTGCCTTACGGCAGGAACTCGTCTTGCCGAGCGGAGAGACGTTCCCAATTGACGGTATGAATCGGAGCCGTGGTCGAAACGAATTGGTTATTTACCATCCACAGTTCCATGCGGTAACGTTGACAACGCCCAATGGTGTGGAGGTCGTCGTCCGAAATGGGAAAGTAACCAGTATCCACGATAAACAGGGGAGTTCACACATTCCGGCAGACGGTTACATTCTTTCCGCAAGTGGAAAAAAACAGAGAGATTTATTGGTAGGTATTAAGCAGGGTGATGCTGTCGAGATTCGTGAGATGGTAATTCCAGAGCGTGTTGGGGACAGCAACTTATGGACAAGCTTCGCGCATATTATCGGTGGCGGTCCGTTGCTATTGCGAGACGGTGTTGCGCCTTCCACACAAGCATACGAGCGTGAAGGGTTTGACCAAGCGTTTCACAGTTTTTGGCATCCGCGCACAGCAATCGGTAAAAAGGCAGATGGCACGCTCCTTTTTGTGACAATAACGGCAGCAGCGGCGGGTGTTCGACGCGGCGTTATGTTACCACGGCTCTCGGAATTGTTTCTGGAATGGGGCGCAACGGATGCCCTTAATCTTGACGGTGGCAATTCATCAACGCTGATAATTCGAGATGAGATTGTAAGTGTCAAGCAGAAAAATTCGACTAAGCCCGAATCTAAGGATAGATTGAAATTAACTTCTCGTGACAAACCACCCCGAGCAGGGGATCGACCACAACGGGTTTCGCGTGGCAGACCGATTCCAGAAAAGGCGCGAGCAGATCGAAACACGAAGACAGCTCGCGGGAATCGCCGAATTCGTCCGATGCCACAGCAACAGGGACGCGCAATTGCAGATGCGATCTTGATTTTTTCCAAGCCTTAG
- a CDS encoding ABC transporter permease subunit, with protein MFPILLRRELLANLMTFRFLVAMVVTLLLVVANTVVLIADYERRLISYNTAVQQHAQQVSEAKTYSEVEGKIFVDRPPNPLSIFNAGLDRRLGNSITVRHTLVPTLWDTHSHSADNPFLNLFSSVDLVLIFQVILSLLALLFAHDAIAGEREAGTLRLTMTNSVSRPVILLAKYISAMACLILPLVMSLLLALILFSASGSISLSGDGWLRICGILLTSIIYLSVFYLIGLLISALTRRTATALMLSMVIWSTLVLIYPSLIVFAVNRLWQTPSQLEAAYGEIEQIWEGFERERTNFLKNDEVEGENTNFNVKGSGSSGTGYNSNSATLRYFRAEGRNWTSINEDSEPQLIHVKAFFQFLEPLRIDAADKTGLVRQQALDQVYVHKANFAKNLMRLSPVTMYDLATEAWAGTGFHSISDFIISVQRYRQTVINYFHDKAVFSSRQWFASDQGEVDWSDLPQFSYHRADVSTNVKHASGDLACLFLINVVLFMMTVLTFVRQEV; from the coding sequence ATGTTCCCTATACTCCTTCGGCGAGAATTACTCGCCAATCTTATGACATTTCGGTTTCTCGTTGCAATGGTTGTCACACTGTTGCTGGTTGTTGCGAATACTGTTGTACTAATTGCCGATTATGAACGCCGTCTAATAAGTTACAATACCGCTGTGCAACAACACGCTCAGCAGGTTTCAGAGGCAAAAACCTATTCGGAGGTGGAGGGAAAAATCTTTGTGGACCGACCGCCCAACCCGTTGAGTATCTTCAATGCCGGTTTGGATCGACGACTTGGCAACTCCATCACTGTCAGACATACGCTTGTCCCAACCCTTTGGGATACCCATTCACACAGCGCAGATAATCCGTTCCTCAACCTATTTTCCAGTGTTGATCTGGTCTTAATCTTTCAGGTAATTCTCAGTCTACTGGCACTGCTTTTCGCCCATGATGCCATCGCTGGGGAACGGGAAGCAGGCACGCTCCGCTTAACAATGACCAACTCTGTCAGCCGTCCGGTTATTCTGTTGGCAAAGTACATCAGTGCGATGGCTTGTCTGATTCTCCCTTTAGTTATGAGTTTACTCCTCGCACTGATCTTATTTTCTGCGTCGGGATCAATTTCGCTGAGTGGTGATGGTTGGCTCCGGATTTGTGGCATTCTGCTAACCTCAATTATCTATCTGTCCGTTTTCTACCTGATAGGATTGTTAATTTCCGCGCTCACTCGCCGAACTGCGACCGCTTTGATGCTGTCAATGGTGATATGGAGCACTCTGGTCCTCATCTATCCAAGCCTCATCGTATTCGCGGTCAATCGGCTTTGGCAAACACCTTCTCAACTGGAAGCCGCTTATGGTGAAATTGAACAGATATGGGAGGGGTTTGAAAGAGAGCGGACAAATTTCTTGAAGAACGATGAAGTTGAGGGAGAAAATACAAACTTCAATGTGAAAGGTTCAGGTAGTTCGGGCACGGGTTATAACTCTAACTCAGCAACACTCAGGTATTTTAGAGCAGAAGGACGCAATTGGACAAGCATAAATGAAGATTCAGAACCGCAGCTGATTCATGTGAAAGCTTTCTTTCAATTCTTAGAACCGCTACGTATTGACGCAGCGGACAAAACTGGACTGGTTCGTCAGCAGGCTTTGGACCAGGTCTACGTTCACAAAGCAAATTTCGCAAAAAACCTGATGAGGCTCTCGCCAGTGACGATGTACGATCTTGCAACCGAAGCGTGGGCAGGCACAGGTTTTCATAGCATTTCGGATTTTATCATATCAGTTCAGCGGTACCGGCAAACGGTTATCAATTATTTCCACGATAAGGCGGTTTTCTCTTCGCGGCAATGGTTCGCCAGCGACCAAGGAGAGGTCGATTGGAGTGATTTACCGCAGTTTTCCTATCACAGGGCAGATGTATCGACCAACGTAAAACACGCCAGTGGGGATCTTGCATGCCTGTTCCTCATTAATGTCGTACTGTTCATGATGACGGTTCTAACTTTCGTCCGGCAAGAAGTGTAG
- a CDS encoding DUF4159 domain-containing protein: protein MLNNSSPPDTIEKKPISGMEPKPTLLSRRTFFKGSVGLAASAIAAGGSILPAQAQFGGGFREYIPYDATRDIHYGTRYGVIEHHYPEMNPTGEKFTFVRLKYPGGDWYTNIVNYYRWPSDHKFTEELAENTTIDVEVRENPQYVDIDDEGLFAYPFLYMTGHRGIRLSTEQVRKLRDYFERGGFLHVEDCDARLNGGRGGLRPYIYEMLRKVFPEKKLEPLEMSHPIYHTLYPHDEYLGGDKRIPGISDHDEAIMENDRVMVYFCPSDLNCAWEGRPCSPGGEEQRKWAFEQGMNIVAYALTR, encoded by the coding sequence GTGTTAAACAACAGCAGCCCCCCCGATACTATCGAAAAGAAACCTATATCCGGCATGGAACCGAAGCCAACTTTACTCTCAAGACGCACTTTCTTCAAAGGATCCGTTGGGCTTGCTGCCTCCGCGATCGCTGCAGGTGGGTCAATTCTGCCTGCCCAGGCTCAGTTTGGCGGCGGGTTCCGGGAATATATCCCGTATGATGCGACACGCGATATTCATTACGGCACGCGATACGGGGTGATTGAACACCATTACCCTGAGATGAATCCGACAGGTGAGAAGTTCACCTTTGTCCGACTCAAGTATCCCGGCGGGGATTGGTACACAAATATTGTCAACTATTATCGCTGGCCATCGGATCACAAATTCACTGAGGAACTTGCCGAAAATACGACAATAGATGTCGAGGTGCGCGAGAATCCACAATATGTTGATATTGACGACGAGGGTTTATTTGCGTATCCGTTCCTCTATATGACAGGCCATCGCGGGATTCGGCTTTCTACCGAACAGGTGCGTAAACTGAGAGACTATTTTGAACGGGGTGGTTTTCTGCATGTCGAAGATTGTGATGCACGCCTCAACGGTGGGCGCGGTGGTTTGCGTCCATACATCTATGAGATGCTGCGCAAGGTCTTCCCAGAAAAGAAGTTGGAACCTTTAGAAATGAGCCATCCAATTTATCACACACTCTATCCACACGATGAATACCTCGGCGGCGATAAGCGCATTCCGGGTATCTCTGATCACGACGAAGCGATCATGGAAAATGACCGTGTGATGGTCTACTTTTGCCCGAGTGACCTGAATTGTGCGTGGGAAGGTAGGCCGTGCAGTCCTGGTGGCGAGGAGCAACGAAAATGGGCATTTGAACAAGGAATGAATATCGTCGCATACGCCCTAACACGGTAA
- a CDS encoding VWA domain-containing protein, whose protein sequence is MAAGFGTRLILLLSLFVFGLQICSADDDIHKDNIVVILDASGSMQDKFSGDRTKSKMEAAKAALQEVLSKVPDDTHIGLLVFSGANIRNEWVYPLGPKDTQQLITAIHLPQPSGNTPLGKYIRIGANRLLEQREKQYNYGNYRLLVVTDGEASDADKVKHYTPAILNRQIRIDVIGVDMKTDHMLANVVDGYRKADNPGELVAAVSQILAETGDTGTDVGGEDAFEYIAPLSSEIAADLIQRLTTPPSNTSIAVKQAEATPTRKTPPTQAPTPQQRDTENRGTLWFVVVLIVLSVIGFLIFRNRK, encoded by the coding sequence ATGGCAGCCGGATTCGGCACGCGATTGATTCTGTTACTGAGTTTGTTTGTCTTTGGTCTCCAGATTTGCAGTGCTGACGACGACATTCATAAAGATAACATTGTTGTGATTCTCGATGCTTCCGGTTCAATGCAGGATAAGTTTAGTGGTGACCGGACGAAATCAAAGATGGAAGCGGCGAAGGCGGCATTACAGGAGGTGCTGTCTAAAGTTCCTGACGACACACACATCGGGTTGCTGGTGTTTAGCGGTGCCAATATCCGTAACGAATGGGTGTACCCATTGGGACCAAAGGACACGCAACAACTGATAACAGCCATTCATTTACCACAACCGAGCGGTAACACACCCTTAGGAAAATATATCCGAATTGGGGCAAACCGTCTCCTTGAGCAACGCGAAAAACAGTACAACTATGGGAACTATCGGTTGTTAGTTGTCACGGATGGTGAGGCTTCGGATGCTGATAAAGTCAAGCACTACACGCCTGCGATTCTCAATCGACAGATTCGTATTGATGTTATCGGTGTTGATATGAAAACCGATCACATGTTGGCAAATGTCGTGGATGGTTACCGCAAGGCAGATAACCCCGGAGAGTTAGTGGCAGCGGTATCACAGATTCTTGCGGAAACCGGTGATACAGGTACGGATGTTGGTGGTGAAGATGCCTTTGAATATATTGCGCCCCTTTCGTCGGAAATCGCTGCGGATTTGATTCAGCGGCTCACAACGCCGCCGAGCAATACATCAATCGCTGTAAAGCAGGCAGAGGCAACACCGACGCGAAAAACACCACCGACACAGGCTCCGACCCCACAGCAACGTGATACTGAAAACCGAGGCACCCTATGGTTTGTTGTAGTTCTGATTGTGTTATCCGTTATCGGTTTCTTGATTTTTAGAAATAGGAAGTAG
- a CDS encoding ABC transporter substrate-binding protein, with product MKRNFRLTCKRFSKCTLFCLVTLFIFAPPHANAQERFSDAVGPVTVREVTAITPLVVPYITWGGEAALFHANGGQTTRPGTIMAELGMNLKLVPGDNFQQQVRDYLSGKSPFLRGTFRMIAQASEAVGKDARTKPVVFGQLTWSAGDHFVGRSNIRKISDLRGKKVAIQKGGPHVGMLYDMLKTARLSKSNVEIVWVDELTGANGPAERFRNDATIAGCFVITPDMIGLTGGPENTGTGAEGTVKGARVVVSTATLSRSIADVYACRKDFYDAYKPFVERFFAGYLKGAEEVVALKKSYETSGSEKYTQLLTMMQNIYGKEVLPTLEEDAHGLIADCTFVGQPGNIAFFNDPSNTISGFEGFNKAGLDMAVNWGFARQRYALIPSDLNFNASTFKNLLTTTVTAPTQLKQTRFKKETVRAEIESFNEDAVLDEKTLISFTIQFDANQDTFSDTKYREEFDRVVELASKYGNAAIAIKGHSDPSRTLSVLVKTGLQTGILKRTGTRGNYKYFMEGKSFSLENTANLIRLIQQKKFDDGSSVESPYQVMRAALKLSEQRGQAVKQSIISYARRKNARIDPDQIVPVGVGIKEPVIAKPTSATEAAENRRVEFALIKVSAEAVAASDFDF from the coding sequence ATGAAAAGGAATTTTAGGTTGACTTGCAAGCGATTCTCAAAATGTACGCTGTTTTGTCTGGTAACGCTGTTCATTTTTGCTCCCCCGCATGCCAACGCACAAGAACGATTTTCGGATGCAGTGGGGCCTGTTACCGTTCGAGAAGTGACAGCAATAACCCCGCTGGTAGTGCCGTATATCACATGGGGTGGCGAAGCAGCACTTTTTCATGCCAATGGTGGACAGACAACGCGTCCGGGTACGATTATGGCGGAACTCGGCATGAATCTCAAATTGGTGCCGGGTGATAATTTTCAGCAGCAGGTCCGCGACTATCTCTCAGGCAAATCGCCTTTTTTGCGTGGCACCTTTAGAATGATAGCACAAGCGAGCGAGGCCGTCGGAAAGGATGCCCGTACAAAACCCGTCGTTTTTGGGCAGCTGACCTGGTCGGCAGGGGATCATTTCGTTGGACGTTCTAACATCCGAAAAATCTCTGATCTTCGGGGCAAGAAGGTTGCTATCCAAAAGGGTGGACCGCATGTTGGGATGCTTTATGATATGCTGAAGACCGCTCGGCTTTCAAAATCAAATGTGGAAATTGTTTGGGTTGACGAATTAACAGGTGCGAATGGACCCGCGGAACGCTTCCGAAACGACGCAACTATCGCAGGATGCTTTGTGATAACGCCTGACATGATTGGATTAACAGGCGGTCCTGAGAACACCGGGACCGGCGCCGAAGGGACTGTCAAAGGCGCGCGCGTTGTTGTCAGTACTGCCACACTTTCCCGTTCTATCGCTGATGTCTACGCCTGTCGCAAGGATTTCTACGACGCTTACAAACCGTTTGTTGAACGCTTCTTCGCGGGTTATCTGAAGGGTGCTGAAGAAGTCGTAGCACTGAAAAAATCGTATGAAACGAGCGGATCGGAAAAATATACGCAGCTGCTAACGATGATGCAAAACATTTACGGCAAAGAAGTGTTACCGACACTTGAAGAAGATGCTCACGGCTTAATCGCGGATTGCACGTTCGTTGGGCAGCCGGGCAATATCGCTTTTTTTAACGATCCGAGCAATACTATCAGCGGCTTTGAAGGCTTCAATAAAGCGGGATTGGATATGGCAGTGAACTGGGGGTTTGCAAGGCAGAGATATGCATTGATTCCCTCTGATTTAAACTTTAACGCCTCGACCTTTAAGAATTTGCTCACGACGACCGTAACGGCTCCGACGCAATTGAAACAGACCCGTTTCAAAAAGGAGACAGTGCGCGCGGAGATTGAATCGTTTAATGAAGACGCAGTGCTTGACGAAAAGACGCTGATCTCGTTCACAATTCAATTTGATGCGAACCAAGACACGTTTAGCGATACGAAGTACCGAGAAGAATTTGACAGGGTTGTTGAATTAGCTTCAAAATACGGGAATGCTGCCATAGCGATAAAAGGACATAGCGACCCCTCTCGAACCCTGAGTGTATTAGTTAAGACAGGACTCCAAACAGGCATTCTGAAACGAACGGGTACACGAGGCAACTACAAGTATTTTATGGAGGGTAAGTCTTTTAGCTTGGAAAACACTGCAAACCTGATTCGGCTAATTCAGCAGAAGAAGTTTGATGATGGTAGCAGCGTTGAAAGTCCGTATCAAGTGATGCGGGCTGCACTCAAACTCTCCGAGCAGCGCGGACAGGCGGTTAAACAGTCGATTATCAGCTATGCGCGTCGGAAAAACGCACGCATCGATCCAGACCAGATTGTGCCAGTAGGTGTCGGAATTAAGGAGCCTGTCATTGCGAAGCCGACGAGTGCGACTGAAGCAGCAGAAAATCGGCGTGTTGAGTTTGCACTGATTAAAGTTTCAGCGGAAGCCGTTGCAGCCTCTGATTTTGATTTTTGA